GCTCGGCGAGTCGGCGAGCGACGAGGCACTGCCAGCCGAAGCCCTTCTTCGTGTCGCGCGTGATGCCGTACATCTTCAGCGTCGCGTCGCTTTCCTTGGTGATGTCGAAGGCGTCGGGGGCTTCCTGCTGCATGCCTGCGGCGGTCTCGAAGGTCTTGATGCGCGAGGCGAGGGTCTTATCGCCATCATGCTCGGCGAGGTTGCGCTGATTGAAGAAGTTGATGAGGCCGAGGTCCATCTCCTGAATGTCGAGACGGTTGGCGCGGCTGATGTTCGGGATCGCCTCCTGGCCGGGGACGACGCGAATGCCCTGGTGACACGCGGGCAGGAAGCCAGAGTCCCAACACTGCGCACCGCCGTAGGGGATCTCCGGCGCGAGCACCATGTAGCTCGGTAGCTCCTGGTTCTCGGTGCCGAGTGCATAGCTCGCCCACGAGCCGATGCTCGGACGCGGCTCGACGGTGGAGCCGCCGTGGATCTGCAGCACCGCCTGCGAGTGGTTGGGGATGTCGTTCTTCATCGAGCGAATGACGCAGATGTCGTCCATCATCGCGCCGACGTGCGGGAAGAGCTCGCTGACCTCGGTGTCGCACTTGGCATAGCGCTTGAACGCCCACGGCGAGGCGTGGAGGAAGTCGCCGTTGTGCAGCTTGCCGGTGTCGCGCGTCAGCAACGGCTTGGGGTCGAAGGTGTCGACGTGCGAAACGCCGCCGCTCATGTAGAGGAAGATGACGCGCTTGGCCTTGGCCGGGAACATCGGCGCGTGCGGTGCGAGCGGGTTCGCGAGCGTGGGGTTCGATGCAGGCTTGATCGTCTCGGCCATCATCTCGTGCAACATGCCGGGCAGGAGGAAGGACGTACTGGCGAGCGACTGCAGGAAGACGCGGCGGTTGAGCGGTTTGCGAAGCGACATCGTGTGGCTCCTTCGTTAGGGAACAAACATGAATTCGTTGCTGGAGAACATGGCCTGCAGCAGGTGTGCGAACGCCTTCTGTTGCGCGGCCTCCGGTGTGCTGCCTGTAGCGATGAGCTTGCTGCTCATCGTGCTGAGAAACTCTTCGCTGTGCTTGCGCTCTTCAGCGGCAGGGGCGCGGTTGTAGATGATCTCGAAGGCGGCGTCGAGACGCGCTTCGGGCTTTTTGTGCTCGTCATCGAGTGACTTGGCGAGCGCGTCCGAGCATTGCTTCGGGAACTTCGAGTTCATGAAGTAGAGCGCCTGCAGCGGCGTGAGGCTCTGCGAACGCATCTCCGTGCTGACGGCCGGGTCGGCGCCGTCGAAGAGCGTCATGTAGGGATGCTTCACCGTGCGCTGAATCATCATGTACACGGTGCGCTTGTTGTTCTCGTACTTCGGCAGGTCAGGCACGAAGGGGTTCTGCTCTTCCCAGTTCCACTCGCTCTGCGGTGGGAAAGGGAACGTGCTGCCAGGGGTGCGATCAAGCTGACCGGAGTCCGCGAGCAGCGTGTCGCGAATCTCTTCCGCATCGAGGCGCACCATCGTGTGCTTCCAGATGTATGCGTTGTCGGGATCGACCTCGTTGTTCGCGGAGTTCGCTTCGCCGGACAAGCGATAGGCGTGTGACAGCACCATCATGCGCTGCATCCGCTTTACCTGCCAGCCATTGCTCGTAAGCTGCGTTGCGAGGTAATCAAGCAGCGCCTGATTGCTGGGGGCAACACCGCGCGTGCCGAAGTTATTGGGTGTCGCGACGATGCCGCGGCCGAAGTGGCCTTGCCACAGACGGTTCACGAATACGCGCGCCGTCGTGGGGTTCTGGGCGCTCGCCACCCAGGCGGCGAGTTCGAGACGACCGCTGTCCTTGGTGGTTGCGGGCAGCGCGCCACCACCGAGTACCTGCAACTCGCCGCGCGGCACTTCATCGCCAAGCTGCAGCGGATCGCCATGCAGCATGATCTGCGCCTTCGCCGGTGCGGGCATATCGCTCACGGCGTAGGCCATCTCCGGGAACTGCGGCGCGCGCGCATAAAGGTTCATGCGACGACGCTGCAGTTGCGGCATCAGGTCGTCGTAGGTGCCGGGGAGGCGATTCACAGCAGCGATCGCGTCGGCGATGGGCTTGAGTTGCGCCTGGAACGCGACCTGCTCAGGCGCAGCTGCGTCCTGCGGATGGCGCAGCACCAGCTCCGACTGATAGCGCTTGCCATCGTTGCCCGCCTTGGGGAAGTGCGTGCTCTTGAAGATGCCAGCGAGCGCGTAGTAGTCCGAGGTGGGGATGGGGTCGAACTTGTGGTTGTGGCAGCGGGCGCAGCTCACGGTCATGCCGAGCATCGCGGAGCCAAGGTTGTCGACCGCATCGTAGATCTGCGCGTTGTCTGCAATGTTCGCGCCAGCGAGATAGCCGGTGGCGATCGTCTGCTTCCAGTGCTCATCGTCGTTGGCGGCGGGCATCAGGTCGCCAGCGAGCTGCTCCTTCAGGAAGCGATCGTAGGGCATGTCTTCGTTGAACGAAGCGATGACCCAGTCGCGATACTTCACCGCCTGCGGGATGGGGAAGTCCCCAAGCGCGCCGGTGGTGTCAGCGTAGCGCACCACGTCGAGCCAGATGCGGCCCCAGCGCTCGCCATAGGCCGGCGACGCAAGCAGGCGATCGACTACATGCTCGTAGGCTTGCGGCGACTTGTCGGCGAGGAACGCCTTCATCTCTGCGGTCGTTGGCGGCAGGCCGGTAAGGTCGTAGGTGACGCGGCGCAGCAGCGTGCGCTTGTCGGCATCGCCGTTCGGCTTCAGGTGCTTTTCTTCGAGCTTCGCCAGTACGAAGCGGTCGATGT
The nucleotide sequence above comes from Granulicella cerasi. Encoded proteins:
- a CDS encoding PSD1 and planctomycete cytochrome C domain-containing protein, encoding MNGGHAGGFRMDTVPQILAGGDSGSPVVFGSPEKSILSKAIHYSDDTLQMPPKGKLSDEDIAAVDRWIKESAAPIAPADAPTTASATASKPTPAQIASATPVQPVSPSASPSLSAEQEAFFEAKVRPVLVNKCYMCHASAEKGGLRLDSRKALLQGGKDGAVVVPGHPELSTLSSAVHYADPRLQMPPRAPLKPEEVAALDQWIKDGLPWPASADKPAVTTVSAEDRKFWSFMPVVAPAVPDVTSKWAYNDIDRFVLAKLEEKHLKPNGDADKRTLLRRVTYDLTGLPPTTAEMKAFLADKSPQAYEHVVDRLLASPAYGERWGRIWLDVVRYADTTGALGDFPIPQAVKYRDWVIASFNEDMPYDRFLKEQLAGDLMPAANDDEHWKQTIATGYLAGANIADNAQIYDAVDNLGSAMLGMTVSCARCHNHKFDPIPTSDYYALAGIFKSTHFPKAGNDGKRYQSELVLRHPQDAAAPEQVAFQAQLKPIADAIAAVNRLPGTYDDLMPQLQRRRMNLYARAPQFPEMAYAVSDMPAPAKAQIMLHGDPLQLGDEVPRGELQVLGGGALPATTKDSGRLELAAWVASAQNPTTARVFVNRLWQGHFGRGIVATPNNFGTRGVAPSNQALLDYLATQLTSNGWQVKRMQRMMVLSHAYRLSGEANSANNEVDPDNAYIWKHTMVRLDAEEIRDTLLADSGQLDRTPGSTFPFPPQSEWNWEEQNPFVPDLPKYENNKRTVYMMIQRTVKHPYMTLFDGADPAVSTEMRSQSLTPLQALYFMNSKFPKQCSDALAKSLDDEHKKPEARLDAAFEIIYNRAPAAEERKHSEEFLSTMSSKLIATGSTPEAAQQKAFAHLLQAMFSSNEFMFVP
- a CDS encoding DUF1501 domain-containing protein encodes the protein MSLRKPLNRRVFLQSLASTSFLLPGMLHEMMAETIKPASNPTLANPLAPHAPMFPAKAKRVIFLYMSGGVSHVDTFDPKPLLTRDTGKLHNGDFLHASPWAFKRYAKCDTEVSELFPHVGAMMDDICVIRSMKNDIPNHSQAVLQIHGGSTVEPRPSIGSWASYALGTENQELPSYMVLAPEIPYGGAQCWDSGFLPACHQGIRVVPGQEAIPNISRANRLDIQEMDLGLINFFNQRNLAEHDGDKTLASRIKTFETAAGMQQEAPDAFDITKESDATLKMYGITRDTKKGFGWQCLVARRLAERGVRFVELIDTGSDKYNNWDSHLDIKMHATQARKVDKAIAGMLQDLKSRGMLDDTLVVWTTEFGRKPGDASPDEQGRTHWSKSYSSWVAGGGFKGGMTYGTTDDYGYEVVDKPVDIHDFHATLLNQMGLDHKKLTFRHAGRDYRLTDVSGNVVHDIIT